In Drosophila miranda strain MSH22 chromosome XR, D.miranda_PacBio2.1, whole genome shotgun sequence, the genomic window GCTGTGCCCTCGCGTTCTCTGCCCAATCGTGTGGTAAGccagaaaaagaagaaggccatcagcatcaaaagcGAACAGTCACCTCAAATCCAaggcaaaaaggtcactcaaCAAGTTCCCTTGGAGAAGTCAGTTCCTCAAAAGAAGGAGACTTCGAGGAGAGTCGCCCCCAAAATCCAGCCTAGTCGACAGTGTAGCATCACTCGAGAGATGCTGAAGAAGCAGGGCATCACAGGCACTCCTCCACCATTCGATGTCATTCGCAAACTCTTTTACCTGGATAGAGGCAACAATGGAAGTCGAGGAACAGCCAGTCGTCTCCGTTAACGGATAGACCCCCTGCATAAGATGAATATACTTCACAGTGATCACTCAAAGAAGAGCTGAGGCAATTTTTGATCACTACGAAGTAGATTCACCTTCGGGGGATCTTCAGGGTACTCGAACGTCAATTTAAATTGTTTATATGTGAAAACAAATTACAAATGTCCGATTAACAAAATAACGGAAACACCATCTAATAAATTGCTTAGGTTGTAATTTCGAACATTTAATAACTATTAGATCTTAAAATTGCAAGCTTTTAAAGCTTTTTCATCGACTGCCACACACACCCCCAAGTAAAAAGCTTTCCAGTCGCGaatcagctgtttttgtttgAAAACTTTAAGATAGGTCAGTTCCATAATATATGGTACACGTCAAGCCGGCCTCTTAGCGTGAGAATATTTCACAATGTTAGTCATATTTTTAAGTTCAGACGTGGCCAAAGAACATTTCCGAATGCAAAGTTAATTTTACTGTCAGTTCTGCAACGATCGCTTCCGAAATGGGTGCCTCCAATATACTGGAGCTCTACGATGACTGTCTCAATTACATCTTCGACTTTTTGCCGTCGCAAGATCGCCTAAGATTGGCCCAAGTTTGTATTAGATTTCGTCAAATATTTGTTAGTCAATGTGGCAGCCGGTTCCGCGAATATACGATCGATGAGAATAGTTCTAGGGAGGAGCTGATACAGCTTTCTATTTGCCGCGAGGTGGTGCAAAACTTCACCATTGATCTGGATAATTTTGACATGTCgataactaccaacaaatataGTTGTAATACTCCGACCATTTTCTTCGACATACTCTGCTCCACATTGGCGGGAATGCACCAGTTGGAGCATTTAAATGTAAAGCAGCTTAAAATACTCGTCACAATCATTGAGAGGCCCGTCGATCAAATTCTAACCGCAGTAAGACAGCTGAAAGATCTGAGAAGATTGAAAATTCATTCAATATTTGGTAAGTAGATTTCTTTTATGTATGTACGTCATAACTTTCTTAGACCGCTCTCCATGATCTTCCAGACTGCAGCGTACAACGTCTGGGCGAGCTGCAGCACCTTGAAGAACTTCACTTGCACGTACCACAGATTGCGTCATCTACTCTGGTCAAATGCTGCAAATCCAACTCCAGACTTCACAGTCTGCATCTCAGCTATGGCTGTGTACAAAGGAACTTGTGCGACATTGTTCCTCACTGCAAAAATCTGGAGGTATTCAAGTTTGGCATGACAGCGGAATCCTCAGCCTACAGGGCCCTAGCGCGGCTCCCCAAACTGCGGAAGCTGACGCATTTTGGCATAAGAAGAGCGGACTCCTTTGAGCCCCTGCTCTCCTCCCTCGCTGACAGACCCCAGCTACTGCACCTAGACATCGATGGGGGAAGTATCAGTCTGCCAGAAACCCGTCAGCTGATTCGACTACAAAGCTTAGTGCACTTGAAATGCTTCTGCTCCACGGTTCAGTGTGTGGTTATGCTCGCCCGACTCTCGCGGCTGGAGGAGCTCTGCCTGTGGATGACCAGCCCATTGGACATCTCGGACGCCCTGCTGGGAATTATTGCCAATTGCGAGAAGTTGAAGTTGCTGAGACTCGCAGCGGGAAATATAAATAATGACTTTTTCAGCAATGCCATGAAATTGAGTCGGGGTACAAAAATACCCCTAAAGCTTGAGATTCCAATGCCGTCCCATAAACAAACAATTACTGCAGAGGTTGGTAGTTCGTCTATAGCGTagataaattaaattatttcAAATTCATAATTTCCAGAAATGTTCAACCGAAAGAGAACTGAATAACTGGTCCGCATTTTAAGCCGTTCTATTGCATCTCTACAATTTTATAACTTAAATTTGGCAGAAGTTTCCAGCTGAATATTGTACTGCTGCGTCTAGATCAGAGTAATTAAAAATACTCAAGCTAATAAaaactaataataataaaaagtAGCCGCGAATAGCTTTACCTCTTGCAATGAATGATCTTTTTAAATTGGTTTCAATTGCCGAAGATATCAGTACTGAGTACGATACGCATTGGTGGCCGGACGAGACGGTGTTCGTCTTGGACTGGATCCCACATAGTCCAGTGCAAGAAAGCGGTCACCTGATACACTTCCGGACTTGATCAGGGCCTATTCCAGTGAGGATGCTTGGCCAGTGCGTTGCTTTTACTGTGCACGGTCCTTCGCTAAGAATTTTGAAATCACAACTTGCGGAGCAGAAGTTCGCAAGAACTTTGGATGAGCACAAAGTGCTAAGTGTTTCAAGCACTAATCATATTTATATTGTACATTATTAGGACTAAAATTACCTTTTACCTATGAATGAAAAGATATCCCCAGGCGATGGCAAACTAGAAACTTACCAATCTGGACGGCTTAGCTGATGTAGTGCAAGCCACTGACATTTCCACGATAAATCGGATTGAATAATTGAACTCTGTCAGACATCCCAAATTGTCTGATTACTTAATTTCGAAGCTCTTTAGTTGAGCGTAGATCTCTATGAATAACTTGGCAGGAAGAATGAACATGCATTCGAGCTCATTCTAGCTAAGGCTTTAAGTAATTTCCTAGGCTCAGTTCAACTATCTAATCAACTTGAGAACCCCTTTTGTTAACAACGAATTCCTGCAGCTCAAAAGCACTCAAAACCGTGTGTCGAAAATGTCGCATACTCGAAAGGTGAACGAAGCACGAAGCACGATATGAGTTTCGCAAGTTCTCCTTTTGGGAGAATGATGAAAAATGCACTTTGTAATTCTCGTTTCTCGTCATCATCATACATGCAACGTCGCGTCGCCCATCCGTCGCCCAGCACTTATAAATGTCATATTAGAGTCAGAGTTGCTGTGGCTCTTGCCTCCTGGCTACCGGCTCCCGGCTCCCGGCTGCTGGCTTTTTATACTTTCGCTCCAGACTAGCTCAGAGGAGCCCAGCCAGGTCTGGGGCGTGGCCATGGCCATATTTTTACTCTCAGTCGCTGTAATATAAATTTATATTCTTGTCACATACTCATTATTCGTGAGATCCCGTGTTTGTCAAGGGGCTGGCTTGGGGCTTGTCAACTCCCCAAATAAAGTAGATGATATGAAACTCTATAACTTTTCTGCAGTTCATTACAATTTTACAGAATTACTGGCATATTAATGCCAATTTGATTAAAAGGCAAGTAAGCCCTTGTTTTCGGCCAAGTTATATATGTACCAATTAAATACGTAAATACTGCCTTCCACCTGGAACATATACAGAGCATATGTATTCGCAAATTCGATACACGCAAAGTATTATTCAACTGTTGCTTCAAGACTGCTTTATAAAATACATATCCTTTCGCAGCGTGGAACCCTTTTCGCTCTCATCGCTCTGTGTCTGACAGAGCATTTAACAAGAGCGAGGCCATAAATCTTTTGGGCAGCATTCGGCACCTATAGACTGTGCCAAAATAGATTGAAATACATTTTTCCTTTTATGCTTCTGGGGATTTTATATTTCACTGTGACTTCATTGAGAATTTAAGTCGGCTCCAGTGGGGATTTGGCGGCATCAGACGTCCTTGTCTGGCCTGCAATTTGTCAGCATGGCGATAAGCTGTTGGAAAGGGACTCCCGAAAGGAGTCGTACTTGGAGTCCTAGTCCCAGTCACTGTCAGGGTCATACGCTTGCTTTAAGGGCCATAATGACCGCCATTGTAGGGGTATTgtaaccccccccccccagaaTGGGCTTTCGCATGGAACTTCCCATATTCGAGTCCAGTGATTGACTGAGCAAACGTATCCATTCTCCCATTGTAAGCGTTTCAATTCAATTGATTTCCAACATCGATTCCAACATGCGATAAAATTGGAGGGTGAACAGCAGCCTTCAACAATATATagatttatttattgttttccTATACATACACAATCGTATATGTGGCTTGGCCTATATTTACTTTGTGTACGAATACGAGTATTGTATAGTATTGTTGCCGAGTGCGTAAAGATTTATCATTGATTGCACTTGTACGAGCGCCTTCAGCTTGAGGCCATCAAATTTACACTTGAAGTGTCCCAGATCCAAGGTCCCAGGtcccggccccggccccggccccggcaccggcaccggtcCCTCTCCCAAAATCTTTTCCCTACCCACACCCACCCGGTTGGGTCAGTTCATTGAACTGTGAAGCGAAAATCATTTTGGGGCCTGCCTTTAAAACTCCCAACAAATAAGCAGATGGAATGGCATTTCATTGGGGAGCATTTTTGGGGTAATCAGTTTGCCAGAaacaaacaaatcaattaCAATCGTTTGAATAATTTTCTGCGTGATTATATGCAAATAAAATCAAAATATTCCACTAAATCTATTCTCTTGAGTTGTATTAATTTCGGGATATACTTATAAAATGAATGAAAGGCgaatgaaaattaaaatgaAAATGTTCCCAAATATGTAACTCTTTTCTGTGAGCACCTATCAGACTTTTATCTACTTTTATgagtacgtacatatgtatgtatgtataccgTATACCATAATAAAACCGAATACTAACAATTTAGCTTGCATGCACAAGTCGGATCCCCTGTCTGCTTTTCCAAGTCCTGGGCTGTTACCGCTTAACTGCTCGTTTCGACGTCTTGCAGCACGCTCGCTTTGGGTAATCTTTTCACCGCATTTTTGTGGTCTCACATGCGGCGCTTGGCAGAGGCCCCTGGCAGCCTGCAACCTGCAACCTGCAACCTGCAACGTGCAACCGCACACCAACATGCCAATTGTGGCTAAAGCTGGCAGTCCGGGGCGGGCTGTGAGATGATAAAAAGTTGAGGCTGCATCTCCAGCAAAGGGCGTGGCAACTGTGTGCCAACCCATTTGCATGGCAGTTGTTGTCTCTTGTCTTGTCTTGTGGCTTGTTGCATATTTTAGCAGTCTCCGTTTCATCCGCTCG contains:
- the LOC108153620 gene encoding uncharacterized protein LOC108153620, which encodes MGASNILELYDDCLNYIFDFLPSQDRLRLAQVCIRFRQIFVSQCGSRFREYTIDENSSREELIQLSICREVVQNFTIDLDNFDMSITTNKYSCNTPTIFFDILCSTLAGMHQLEHLNVKQLKILVTIIERPVDQILTAVRQLKDLRRLKIHSIFDCSVQRLGELQHLEELHLHVPQIASSTLVKCCKSNSRLHSLHLSYGCVQRNLCDIVPHCKNLEVFKFGMTAESSAYRALARLPKLRKLTHFGIRRADSFEPLLSSLADRPQLLHLDIDGGSISLPETRQLIRLQSLVHLKCFCSTVQCVVMLARLSRLEELCLWMTSPLDISDALLGIIANCEKLKLLRLAAGNINNDFFSNAMKLSRGTKIPLKLEIPMPSHKQTITAEKCSTERELNNWSAF